The following coding sequences are from one Triticum dicoccoides isolate Atlit2015 ecotype Zavitan chromosome 4A, WEW_v2.0, whole genome shotgun sequence window:
- the LOC119287255 gene encoding la-related protein 1B-like produces the protein MANQSNSPRHGGSGTHHGRHKTARRGGSGGSGGGGDHSPRDQQERGAGGWDHGGGGRGGQRSHHNNGGRRGGGNGGPGGPGGGGVSHHGGFGGRRRGGFDGGFYRGPAAMGMGPYMRGAPPPPPPLTVAPQFMGPPPPGSHVRAFAGPMMAFHDMPSPVSPVSPMYFVGPPPLPEALRGMFAPHMVGPPAYPYFQPQAELEPEPEPEPEPEPEPEPKADPDSEANPRQKLQKQFEFYFSKDNLCGDVYLRQHMDEEGFVSVPFMSTFNKVRGITADIPNANLQYIIETIQSSSILEVKGDKVRRKDDWDKWLIPKESNPNIPSSSAAAVPSPSTNVNDLTAQLGGVGLQEPAGPSSTVDQNHHEVVQNGSASSNNPAPAAEESAGQR, from the exons ATGGCGAACCAGTCCAACTCGCCCCGGCACGGCGGCTCCGGGACGCACCACGGCCGCCACAAGACGGCTAGGCGCGGGggctccggcggcagcggcggcggtggggacCACTCCCCGCGGGATCAACAGGAGAGGGGCGCAGGCGGCTGGGACcatggcggcggcgggaggggtgGCCAGAGAAGCCACCACAACAACGGCGGCAGGAGGGGCGGTGGCAACGGTGGCCCGGGCGGCCCAGGAGGTGGTGGAGTTTCTCACCACGGAGGGTTTGGGGGCCGCCGGAGAGGCGGGTTTGATGGTGGCTTCTACCGTGGCCCAGCAGCAATGGGCATGGGGCCGTACATGCGGggggcaccgccgccgccccctccgctgACCGTCGCTCCTCAATTCATGGGCCCCCCTCCTCCCGGCTCGCATGTGCGAGCCTTTGCTGGACCGATGATGGCGTTCCATG ATATGCCATCGCCCGTGTCTCCTGTTTCCCCAATGTACTTTGTTGGGCCTCCGCCGCTTCCGGAGGCTCTCAGGGGAATGTTCGCACCTCATATGGTCGGGCCACCTGCTTATCCCTACTTCCAGCCCCAGGCTGAGCTTGAGCCTGAACCTGAGCCTGAGCCTGAAcctgagcctgagcctgagcccAAGGCTGATCCGGATTCTGAGGCTAATCCCCGCCAGAAGCTGCagaagcagtttgagttctacttcAG CAAGGATAACTTATGTGGAGATGTTTACTTGCGGCAACATATGGATGAGGAGGGCTTTGTATCGGTCCCTTTTATGTCAACTTTCAATAAG GTCCGGGGAATCACTGCCGATATTCCTAACGCCAATTTGCAGTATATAATAGAAACAATTCAGTCCTCGTCTATACTGGAAGTGAAG GGCGACAAAGTTAGGAGGAAAGATGACTGGGACAAATGGTTAATTCCGAAAGAGAGCAACCCTAATATTCCGTCAAGCTCTGCAGCAGCTGTGCCAAGCCCCAGCACCAATGTGAATGATCTGACAGCACAGCTTGGAGGTGTGGGCCTGCAAGAACCAGCTGGCCCTAGTAGCACGGTGGACCAGAACCATCATGAGGTAGTCCAGAATGGATCGGCTTCCAGCAATAACCCAGCACCGGCAGCTGAAGAAAGCGCTGGTCAGCGCTAG
- the LOC119289353 gene encoding GDSL esterase/lipase At1g59030-like → MMITLGSKMMITSRWRLLVAAAAAMAMAAPAIVCGRDLNQTMTAQAVQQQQGSSNKKPLVTALIVFGDSIVDPGNNNNLPATRMKANHAPYGKDFAGHVATGRFSNALLPPDLIARRLNLKPLLGPWLNVEHTPEDLLTGVSFASGATGFDPLTPQIVNVFTMDQELEFFDEYRRRLVGIVGEAETRRIIAGAFFFVVTGTDDLANTYFMTPYRAGDYDIPAYVDLLLVGAEAFLRNTSARGARKMGFTGMPPIGCVPSQRTIGGGPRRRCEARRNYAALMYNKALQQLIDRLNADPTFHTLVVYFDIYDIIEELAVHGDRWGFTELTHGCCGSGLIEVTMLCDTRYMGVCDDVDKHVFFDSYHPTQRAYEIIVDHIFKNYVPLMHL, encoded by the exons ATGATGATCACGTTGGGGAGCAAGATGATGATCACCAGCCGGTGGCGGCTgctcgtggcggcggcggcggcaatggcGATGGCAGCGCCGGCGATAGTGTGCGGGAGGGACCTGAACCAGACGATGACGGCGCAGGCGGTGCAGCAGCAGCAGGGGAGTAGTAATAAGAAGCCGCTGGTGACGGCGCTGATCGTGTTCGGCGACTCGATCGTGGACCCCGGCAATAACAACAACCTGCCGGCGACGAGGATGAAGGCCAACCACGCGCCCTACGGCAAGGActtcgccggccatgtcgccaccggcCGATTCTCCAACGCGCTCCTGCCCCCCGACCTCATCG CTCGGAGGCTTAACTTGAAGCCTCTTCTTGGTCCATGGCTGAACGTGGAGCACACGCCGGAGGACCTCCTCACCGGCGTCAGCTTCGCGTCGGGCGCCACCGGGTTCGACCCGCTGACCCCGCAGATCGTGAACGTGTTCACCATGGACCAGGAGCTGGAGTTCTTCGACGAGTACCGGCGCAGGCTGGTGGGCATCGTGGGGGAGGCCGAGACGCGCCGCATCATCGCCGGCGCCTTCTTCTTCGTGGTCACCGGGACCGACGACTTAGCCAATACCTATTTCATGACGCCCTACCGCGCCGGCGACTACGACATCCCGGCGTACGTGGACCTCCTCCTGGTCGGcgccgaggccttcctccgcaacaCCAGCGCGCGCGGCGCCCGGAAGATGGGCTTCACGGGGATGCCGCCCATCGGGTGCGTCCCCTCGCAGCGCACCATcggcggcgggccgcggcggcgctgcGAGGCTCGCCGGAACTACGCGGCGCTCATGTACAACAAGGCGCTGCAGCAGCTCATCGACAGGCTCAACGCCGACCCCACGTTCCACACCCTCGTCGTCTACTTCGACATCTACGACATCATCGAGGAGCTCGCCGTGCACGGCGACCGGTGGGGGTTCACGGAGCTCACGCACGGCTGCTGCGGCTCCGGGCTCATCGAGGTCACCATGCTCTGTGACACGAGGTACATGGGGGTCTGCGACGACGTGGACAAGCACGTGTTCTTCGACAGCTACCACCCCACGCAGAGGGCGTATGAGATCATCGTCGACCACATCTTCAAGAACTACGTGCCCCTCATGCATCTCTGA